From Abiotrophia defectiva ATCC 49176:
GCTCGGCCACATATTCGCCGTCTCAACCAGGTTCTAATCTGCGAAGGTTATCTGGATGTGATTGCCCTGAGCCAGGCCGGTTTCCCGCAGGCTGTGGCGACCATGGGGACTAGCTTGACCAGCCAACACCTTGGTCAGTTAGGCAAGGTGACTCAGGAAATTATTTTTGTCTTTGATGGCGATGCTGCAGGTCAAAAAGCAACTGCTCGGGCTTTTGAATTAAGCCTTACTTTACCGCGTCATACCATTAAGGCTGTTTCCATTCCTGGTAAGATGGACCCCGATGAGTGGATTAAGTCCCGTGGGGCTGATAGCTTCAAGTCCCTGATTAACCAGGCCATTCCGCGCTATGAATTCCTAAAGAATTATCTTCAACAGGAATATCAGCTTGCTGACCTTGAACAGCGAGCACTCTATATTAATCGGCTCTTAGACTTAGTTGCCCAGTTACCATCGCCAATCGAACGAACCATGCGCTTGCAGGCCTTAGCCGAGGAATTCGGTTTAGACTTGGCCATGTTGGAAGAGCAACTGGCACAAGTGTCCTATCGCCATCGCAAGGAACAGGCTAAGGAGAACGATAGACCCAAGCAAGATTCACCTGACAAGTGGGATAAGGCCCATTCTTCGGGATTCTCGGATCAGGCACTTCCGTCTAATCCAGTCCAAGCTAAGCCAGGGGCATTAGATGACCAAATCAAGTCACTTAAGGCCTATCATTGTGAGCGTTACATCCTGTCTAATCTAATTTTTAATGAGCCAGCTTGGCAGTTTATTGAAGGCTTAGACCAGCCTCTGCTCTTTGTCCATCCAAGCGCTCAAGCTATTTATTATCAGCTGGAACACTTCTATTATGAAAAAGGAGGCCGTCTGCCTCTGACCGGTATCTTAGATGTGGAAGCCAGCCCTGATGAGCAACAATACTTGGCCAGCCTGATTTGGGATTATGCCCAAACCGATTATTCGGAGCAGGCCATGCAAGATTGCGTCAAAACCATTGATGCTGCCTTTACTGAGATTCAGCTTAAGGAGCTACAAAACAAACTCAAACAAGCCCAAATACGTGGAGATAAGATCAAGATGAATGAATACTTGGTTGAAATACTGCGCTTAAGCCGGCAATTAAAGAAAAATTAGGAGGTTCTTATATGGCTGAAGAAAAAGATCTAAAGTTAACTCCAAATCAAGACGTCGCCTCACCCTATCTAGAGGCGGTCCAAGCCCTTATTCTGGCTAAAAAGTCAGAAGGACAAGTCCACTATGACGAATTAACAGAGAAAATCGCGAGCCCTTACGGACTAGATGCTGACGGGATTGATACCTTAATCCAAATCGTCGAAGATAATGGGGTTTCTGTTGTCGGTGATGATGGGGGACCAACCAAACAACAAATGGTCCGTGAAGAAGAACAATTGCAGGCTGATTTAGCTGCTGAATCTAAAACCGCGACTTCCAAGCTCAAGGTTAGTGACCCTGTCCGTATGTACCTTAAGGAGATTGGGAATGTCCCTCTCTTAAGTGCTGAGGAAGAAATCAACTTGGCCGTTCGTATCCAAGGTGGTGACGACATTGCTAAGCAAGAACTGGCTGAAGCTAACCTACGTTTAGTGGTTTCCATTGCCAAACGTTATGTGGGCCGTGGCATGCAGTTCCTAGATTTAATTCAAGAAGGGAACATGGGCTTGATGAAGGCCGTTGAAAAGTTCGACCACACCAAGGGCTTTAAGTTCTCTACTTATGCTACCTGGTGGATTCGTCAGGCTATTACTCGCGCCATCGCCGACCAAGCTCGTACTATCCGAATCCCAGTACATATGGTAGAGACCATTAACAAGCTGGTTCGGGTCCAAAGACAGCTATTGCAAGATTTAGGTCGCGAACCAACACCAGAAGAAATCGGGGCGGAAATGGACCTGCCAACTGAAAAAGTGCGTGAAATCCTCAAGATTGCCCAAGAGCCTGTTTCCTTAGAAACACCAATCGGGGAAGAGGACGACTCTCATTTAGGCGACTTCATCGAAGATGAAGGAGCAATGAGCCCAGAAGTCTTCACTTCTTCTGCTTTATTGCGGGAGCAATTAGAAGATGTCTTGGATACCTTGACCGACCGCGAAGAGAATGTTTTACGTCTGCGCTTTGGTTTAGACGATGGTAACATTCGGACCCTAGAACAAGTAGGGAAAGTATTCGGTGTTACTCGTGAGCGTATCCGTCAGATTGAGGCCAAAGCCTTGCGCAAGCTCCGCCACCCAAGTCGTTCTAAACAATTGAAAGACTTCTTAGAGTAAGCAACATATTGAGACCAGCTAGGCGTCCTGTTTTTTTGTTCAAAACAGGACGCCTAGCTGGTCATTAAAAGCGCGACTTTGCTTGACTTAAAGGCCGTCATGCCCTATAATAAAGGGGATTAAAAGCGCAATTAAAAGAAGATAGCCTAGCGACTCTGGGACGGTGGAAGCCAGAGCAAATCGATGGTAGTTTTTAAGTCACTCATAGGCATAAATGAAGCGCTAGTTCAATGTAACTAGAAATAGGGTGGAACCGCGAAGTTATCTTCGTCCCTATGGTGGTCAGTGGATTACCATAGGGACTTTTTATTTGTCGCCAGGGGTTTGCCGTCCCCGCTATAAAGGAGGAAGCATCATGAAGAAGAAAACCATGCAAGATATTATCATGACCTTACAGCAATTCTGGGCTAAGCAAGGCTGTCTGGTTTTACAAAGCTATGATACGGAGAAAGGGGCAGGGACCATGAGCCCTTACACCTTCTTACGTGCCATCGGCCCAGAACCTTGGAATGCCTGCTACGTCGAACCTTCCAGACGTCCAGCAGATGGTCGTTACGGGGAGAACCCTAACCGCCTCTTCCAACACCACCAACTGCAGGTGGTCATGAAGCCATCGCCCCTGAATGTGCAAGAACTCTATTTAGAGAGTTTAGAAGCCATCGGGATTGATCCTTTGGAACATGACATTCGTTTCGTTGAAGACAACTGGGAGAATCCTTCCCTGGGCTGTGCCGGTTTAGGTTGGGAAGTGTGGATTGATGGGATGGAAATTACCCAATTCACCTACTTCCAACAAGTAGGGGGGCTTAAGTGCCATCCAGTGACTAGCGAGATTACTTATGGTCTAGAGCGTTTGGCTATGTATATCCTGGACGTTGAAGATGTCTATGAACTGGAGTGGGTGGAAGGCGTCAAGTATGGCGATATCTTCCGTCAACCTGAACGTGAGCACTCCGTTTATGCTTTCGAACAAAGCAATAGCGACTTGCTCTTCACCTTGTTTACCGAGTTTGAGCAAGAAGCACTTAAATTGATTGACTTAGGTTTGGTCCATCCAGCCTATGACTACATCCTCAAGTGTAGCCATACCTTCAACTTACTCGATGCACGTGGTATGATTTCCGTCTCAGACCGTGCCGGTTACTTAGGTCGCATTCGTAAGATGGCGCGTTCTGTTGCCCAAGCCTTTGTGGCTGAACGTGAAGCCCTTGGCTTCCCACTCCTTAAAAAATCAGAAAGCGAGGCCTAGACCATGGCAGAATTTTTACTTGAAATTGGCATGGAAGAAATTCCTGCACGCTTCCTCTTAGATTTATCACAACAATTAGAAAAACGGGTGGCTGACTTCTTAGCAGAAGAGCGTTTAGCTTATGAGAGCCTCAGCGCCTATGCTACTCCACGCCGTTTGGCGGTCCTAGTCCATGGCTTGGCTGAGCGTAGTGAGGATGTATCTACCAAGGCAAAAGGCCCATCCCTTAAAATCGCCAAAGACGCGGAAGGCAATTGGACTAAAGCAGCCCTTGGCTTTATTAAAGGCCAAGGCGCCAGCCAAGAAGATGTGATTGTAGAAAGCATCAAAGGTGAAGACTATATCTTCGTTAACAAGCATTTGCCAGGTCAAGCTGCAGACCAAGTCTTGTCAGGACTTAATCGTGTCTTAGAGGCCATGACCTTCCCAGTTACTATGACTTGGCATGACTATGAGATTCCATTCATTCGTCCTGTTCACTGGATTGTGGCCCTCCTAGACCAAGAATTGGTGCCTTTAGAGTTTGTTGGCGTTAAATCAGACCGCATCTCTCGTGGCCATCGTTTCTTAGGCCATGACGTGACCTTAGCAAAGGCCACAGACTATGTGGAGGCTTTGCGTGAGCAACATGTCCTAGTAGACTTTGAAGAACGTCGGGCTAATATCCGTCAACAATTGGCTGATTTAGCTTCTGCTCAAGGCTGGCAAGTACCAGTCGATGAAGATTTGCTAGAAGAAGTGACTGCCATTGTCGAATGGCCAACCGTCTTCTATGGTGACTTTGAAGAAAAATATTTATCAGTGCCACATTGTGTCTTGATTACGGCTATGCGTGACCACCAACGTTACTTCTATGCCTTAGATGCTAAAGGTGAGCTCTTGCCAGTTTTCATCTCAGTGCGTAACGGGAATGACCAACACTTAGCCAACGTCGTCAAAGGTAATCAAAAAGTCTTGCGGGCTCGCTTGGAAGATGCCTTATTCTTCTATCAAGAAGACCTCAAACATGACTTAAACTTCTTTGTCGGTAAACTAGCCAACGTTAATGAACACTTTAAGTTAGGCACTTTGGCTGACAAACAAGTGCGTGTTGCTGCCTTAATTAGTCAACTACAAGGGGACCTAAGCTTAGATCACGCGTCTTATGAGGCAGCTTTACGGGCTAGCCAAATCTACAAGTTTGACCTCATGACCCAAGTGGTTGGCGAGTTCGACGAACTCCAAGGTCAAATCGGGGAAATCTACGCTCGTCATTACGGGGAAGAGGCCTTGGTGGCTCAGGCCATTGGGACCCAGTACCTGCCTACTACGAGCGGTGGCGCGCTGCCAAACCAAGATGCCAGTGCACTCTTGGCCTTGGCTGATAAGCTTGACACCTTGTTCCAATACTTCAAGGTTGGCTTAATCCCAACGGGTTCTAACGACCCTTACGCTCTTCGTCGTACGGCTATGGGGATTGTGGAAATCCTCTTAGATCGCGGTTGGGAATTAGATTTGTTACCAGTCTTTAAGCACTTAGTGGAAGCCCATGAGGGCGACCAAGAACTCTTGAAGCAGCTTTCAGACTTTGTCTGGGCGCGGGTTGCTGTGCATTTACGTAACCAATCTGTCGATATGGACCAAATTCAAGGGATTGGGGCAGCTAAGCACTTAGAAGTTGGCAAGGCCAACTATGTAGCCCATTTCCTCAAGACCCACAAGGATAAGAACCCAACGGCCTACAAACGCTTCCTAGAAGCCATTACCCGGGTGGTCAATCTGGGAGCTAAAGTTCAAGAAGAGGCTCAGCTTAACTTAGACCTAGCCCAAACTGATTCTGAGGCTAAGTTGCTAGAAGCCGCTGCTAAAATTGACCAATACAAGATTTCAGTTGATGCCCTCTACATGTATCTGGATAACCTAGTACCGGTGATTGAAGCTTACTTCGATGACAACAAGGTTAATGCCGACGATGAGACTATTCGAGTTAACCGTTTGGCTACCCTCAAGGTGCTGACAGAGGCAGTCTTGGAACTCTTCGATTCACGCTTATTGATTAATAAATTTTAAGACTCAACTAGATGAGTTAGAGAAAGGAGTGCTTTCAATGTCGACCTTTTTAGATCGTGCAAGGGTCACAGTCAAAGCCGGTAAAGGCGGCGACGGTATGGTGGCCTTCCGACGCGAAAAGTATGTCCCAGATGGCGGGCCGGCCGGCGGTGACGGCGGTCGAGGTGGCAGTGTCATTTTCCGAGTGGATGAAGGCCTGCGGACCTTGATGGATTTCCGTTATAATCGTCACTTCAAGGCCAAGAACGGTGAAAACGGTATGAGCAAAGGCATGTATGGTAAGGCTGCGGAAGACTTGATTGTGTCAGTTCCACCAGGTACCATCATTCGCGATGCGACGACTGATAAGTTGCTAGCCGACCTAGTAGAGCAAGGCCAGGAATGTGTCGTTGCTAAGGGCGGTCGTGGTGGACGCGGCAATATTAAATTTGCTACCCATAAGAATCCGGCTCCTTCCATTGCCGAAAATGGTGAGCCAGGTGAAGAAGCCGACCTCCAATTAGAATTGAAGGTTCTGGCCGATGTAGGCTTGGTAGGTTATCCAAGTGTAGGGAAATCGACCCTCTTGTCTGTCATTAGTAATGCCAAGCCTAAAATCGCAGACTATCAATTTACAACCTTAACCCCTAACCTGGGTGTGGTCAAACTCAATTACGATCAGGAATTTATCGTGGCCGATATGCCAGGTCTGATTGAAGGAGCCTCGCAAGGGGTAGGCTTGGGGATTCACTTCCTCCGCCACATTGAGCGGACTAAAGTCTTGTTGCATGTCATTGACATGGCAGCGACTCATGAACGGGATCCCTTCCAAGATTACCTCGATATTATGCATGAGCTGGCTTCTTATCACGAGAAATTACTCTTACGTCCTATGATCATTGTGGCTAATAAGATGGATCAGAGCCAGGCCCAAGAAAATTTACCTAGCTTCAAGCAGAAGCTAGAAGACTATTGCCAAAAAGAAGGCTTAGACTTGCCCGCTATTTTTGAAGTATCTGCTTGGCAAGCCAAGGGGCTCAAGCCACTCTTGGCCTTTACCTATGACTTGGTCCAAAATTCTGACTTTATTCCTTTATTTGAGGAAGAGCCAGAAGAAGTGCATTACCAATTAGAAGAGGAAGTGCCATTCACCTTGACCAAACTTGATGCGGGTTACTGGCAATTGTCAGGGGCTAAGATTGAAAAACTCTATGCCATGACCAATATGGCCCACGATGAGAGTGTGGCACGTTTTGCCCGCCAATTACGTTCCATGGGTGTGGACCAAGCCTTGCGTGAAGCAGGGGCCGAATCCGGTGATTTAGTCGATTTAGCCGGCTATCAGTTTGAATTCATGGATTAAGGGGAGGGGATGTGCATGACCGATAAAACATCTACTAAAAGTCCTCGTTTGGCCTTTTTCGACGGCTATCGTGGGGTCTTAATCCTCTTAATTCTGACCTATTATTTCTTCCAGCATATCTTGCCTGGGGGCTTTCTGGCCGTTAACGCCTTCTTGATGGTGGCAGGTTTCTTCGCCTTCCGTCATTTCTATACAGCCCCAACGCTAAGAAAATCAGTTTCTGTCCGGTCCTATCTCAAGTCTAGACTTGAACGGATTTTCTTCCCAACCTTGTTTATGGTCTTGCTGGTAGCAGCCTATATTGCCTTGTTTGCGCCGGATTATTTCTATAATTTGCGCAATATGGGGTTTTCTAGCCTGTTCTTCGTTAACAACTACTATCAGATTTTGTCCAACCAGTCCTACTTTGTCCAGGCGGCCAATCCAAGTGCCTTTACCCATCTCTGGTACATTTCTATTTATGCCCAGCTGATTCTCTTGACGCCTTTTGTGGTCAAAGTAGTCTATTCTTGGCATCGTAATCCGGCTACTGCTGCCATTATGTTGGTGGCTCTGTCCATTGCTTCGGCAGTGCTTCTGGGCTATCTCTACCAAGATGGACAGGATCCGAGTCGGATATATTATGATTTGTTGACGCGGGCCTTTGCCTTTACCTTTGGTGGGGCACTAGGTTATCTCTTCCCAGTCCATCTCAAGCCAAAAGCTATATCCAAGCGTCAGCAACAAGTATTTAATGGAATTGGGATTGCCAGTGTCATCCTGATGACCTTTATGTTGCTCTTTATGTATGGGACGCAACCCTTTGCCTATCGTTTTGGGATGTTGCTATTCACTTTACTGTCCATGGTTTTTGTCATTGTCAGTCTCCATCCTTCTACTTGGCTACATAAGTTCTTAAGTCTGCCAGTCTTTACCTTCTTTGGTAAACGCAGCTTATCCTACTACCTATGGTTTTATCCGATTCACTTGGTTATTCCAGACCGTTTGAATGGCTTCCATAATATTTGGATCTCAGTCGGTGTTCAGTTCTTACTGATTATGTTGATGGCGGAAATCTCCTATCAACTCTTTGAACGTCGTCGCTTGATTTTGCCATTTGGTCAGGATTTCAACTGGAAACAAACCCAAGCGCGGGTGCGTTACCTGGTTCAACACCGGGCTAGCCTATGGGGCATTAAGACGCTAGCGATTAGCTATCTCTTAGTTTCAACCATTGGTTTAGTGGCTTTGGCTATTACACCAGAACAGAAGAACAAGGCAGCCGATGAGTTAGCAACGGTCATCGAATCTAACCAAAAATTGGTGGAGGAGACCAAGGAGCCTGAAAGTCAGGAAACCAAGGTTATTAATAATATTGAAGGCCTAAACCGCCAAGAACTCCTCCAAGCCAATGCCCTTGAAGTAACCTTTATTGGGGATTCCATCCTATTGGCTTCGGCTGATAAGGTCAAAGAAGTCTTTCCTAAGGCAATCGTTGATGGCCAGATTGGTCGTCAGCTCTACCAAAGCAACGAAGTGATTAATAGCCTCAAGGCCTCTGGTAAACTCAAGGGAACAGTGGTGACGGTCTTAGGTTCTAATGGGACCTTTACCGACGGTCAGCTTAATGACTATATTAATGCCATTGGGACGGACCGGGAGCAGTACTTTGTGACTTCCTCGGTTGATAAGGTCTGGGTAGAAGATGCCAATAATCGTCTCTTCGCTGCGGCTAATCGCTTCTCCAATGTCAAAGTGATTGATTGGCGAACCTTCGCTAAGGGCCACTCTGATTGGTACTATGAGGATGGTATCCATCCAAACCCAACTGGCGCTTTGGAATTTGCTAAATTCGTTGCCAATCAGATTTCGCAAAATCGCTAATCGATTGGCAAGTCAAACAGAAAGGAAATGAGCATGAAGTTATTATTTTTAGGTACTGGGGCGGGTGTCCCAAGCCGCAATCGTAATGTGAGTGCTCTAGCCCTCAAACTCCTTGATGAACTCAATGAGGTTTGGTTATTTGATTGTGGTGAAGCCACCCAACATCAAATCTTAGAAACCTCCCTTAAACCTCGCAAAATCACTAAGATTTTCATTACCCACCTACATGGCGACCATATCTTTGGTCTACCTGGTTTCCTTAGCTCGCGTTCCTTCCAGGGGGGCGATCAGCCCTTGACCCTTTACGGGCCACCGGGTATTAAGGACTTTGTCGAATCAGCCTTACGCTTGTCTAAATCACGCCTCTTATATCCTTTAGAAATCGTCGAACTGTCACCTAAAGGAGGTCGTTTGGATTTAGGTAAGGGCTGGTTAGTTGATTATCAAGCACTCAACCATGGTATTCTAAGCTTTGGCTACCGAATCATGGAGCCAAGAACTAGTGGTGAGCTCTTAGTAGATCGTTTGGCTCAGTATCAGATTCCTAATGGGCCGATTTTTGGTCAGCTTAAACGCGGTGAGACTGTCACCTTAGCTGACGGCACCGTCCTTAACGGACAGGATTTTCTAGCGCCAGCTAGAGAGGGAAGAGTAGTCACTATCCTGGGAGATACCAAGACCTGTGATGCTATTCAAGAACTGGCTCAAGATGCTGATGCTTTAGTACACGAATGTACCTTTGAAGAAAGTGAAGCCCGAATGGCTGCGTCCTATCACCATTCGACCAGCCGTCAGGCCGCACAAGTGGCCCAGGCAAGTAATGTCAAAGCCCTCTATCTAACCCATATTAGCGCTCGCTATATGGGAAGAGACGCCAAGCAATTAGAAGACCAAGCGCGCCGTATTTTTGAAGGAGCGAGACTGGTCTATGACTTTGATGAGTTTGATGTGATAGGAGGAGATAGCTCATGTCAAGAAACTTAGATAAGCAAGTCGTGATCATCACGGGTGCGACTAGTGGTATTGGCCAAGCTGTGGCCCACCAATTGGCCCAAGAAGGCTGTAAGTTAGTATTGGCAGCCAGACGTCAGGACCGCTTGCAGGCCCTTGCTCAGGAACTTGAAGAGCAGTGGGGTACAGAGGTTATAGTCCAAGTAACGGATATGTCTCAGCCTCAAGCTATTGAGGCATTAGTGGCGGCTACACTTGAAGCCTTTGGTCGTATTGATATTCTCTTCAGTAATGCGGGGTATGGAGACTTCCAAGCCTTCTCGGAAAATCAACCTCAGCAAGTGGTGGATATGTTCCAAGTCAATGTCTTCGGCATGATGTACTTGAGCCAGTTGGTGGCTATCCAGCAGTTAAACCAAGGTGGCCCAGGTCAAATTCACTTAGTAGGCTCTATTGCCGGGAAAATCCCGACCGCTATGACTAGCGCTTATGCAGCTTCTAAGGCGGCTATAATTGCTTATGCTGACGCCTTGAGACTGGAACTCTATGAGACACCTATTCAAGTCTCCGCCATCAATCCAGGCCCAGTTAAGACAGCTTTCTTTGATCGTTCGCCACAAATGCTAGCCTACGCGCAAGTAGTCGAGGCCTTCAGTCTTGAAGCAGATGAGCTGGCTAGTCGCATTGTAGCCAATATGAAACGCAAGCATGTCAAACGAGAATTAAATCTGCCTTGGCAGTTAGCCTTTGCCTCAAAACTCTATGGCTTATTTCCACAGGCTGGAGATTTCTTAGCTGCCCGCTTGTTTAATTTGAAGGAGGAATAGTCCATGCGTCAACAATGGAAATTAATTTTAGGTGTCTGTGCGGTTATTCTAGTGGTAATCTTCGCCCTACAGAACGTTAACAACGTGCAGGTAACCTTCCTCTTCTTCCAAGCTCAGATGCCTATGGTCTTAGTCTTATTGATTTCGATTCTCTTTGGCCTCTTAATTGGTTTCTTGTCTTCTTTATCCAGTCACATGGCCAATCGTACAGCCATTAAGAACCTAAATAAGGAGCGCGAAGCCCTTACCAAAGAACAGTCTAATTTTGAGACGACTAAGGCGGAATTAGAAGCCCAATATCAGGCTAATCTTGAAGAAAAGAATCAAGAAATTGCGAGTCTTCAAGAAGCCTTAGCCGATTTGAAGACACAGCTTGAAGCCCAGTCTCAAAGCCAATCGCAAGAAGAAGAGAACGGTGACTTAGAGGCTGATTTGGACCAATCAGCTCAAGAACTTGAAGACAGTGTGGATGAATTTGAAGAGAGTTTGCAAGATGATGAGGATCCTCAGGTTTCGAGGGGGTAGAGCATGAACTTGACACACTATGAGTGGCACTATCGAAGCTTGCCGGACGATTGGCAAGACAAGGTGGCTGAATGGCAGCAAGCCGGTTTAGGCTATAGTGACACTTTTCTGCGGCTATGTTTGGCGCGTGGACTTGAGACTTTGGAAGAAATCAAGAACGCGACTAATCAGATGCCCCAAACCTTCCACGATGCTTTTCTACTTTATGACATGGAACGCGCTGTGGAAAGAATCCAGGCAGCCATCGAGTACCAAGAACTTATCTTGATTTACGGTGACTATGATGCTGATGGCATTACCTCTACTCTGATTCTCTATGAGACCTTGGAGATGTTGGGTGCGCGAGTTATTTACTATGTGCCCAATCGCTTGGTGGATGGCTATGGGCCTAATTTGGCTCGCTATCAGGACTTTGTGGCACAAGGCGTTCAGTTGATTTTGACTTGCGATAATGGGGTGGCAGGTTTTGAAGCCATCGAATGGGCTATGCAGGCTGGTGTGGATGTCATTGTGACGGACCACCATGAGGTCCAAGCCACCTTGCCTTCAGCCTATGCTGTGATTCATCCCAGACATCCACAAGGCCATTATCCCTTCCCAGATTTGAGTGGAGCAGGGGTGGCCCTGAAGTTGGCCACAGCCTTATTAGGCGAAGTGCCAACGGAGTTAGTGGAATTAGCTGCCATTGGGACTGTCAGTGACGTGGTCTCCCTTCGTGACGAGAACCGGACCCTTGTCCTGAGCGGTCTCCAGCTCATGCGCGATACCATGCGCATTGGCTTGCGATTAATGCTTGAAGAAGAGCAAGTCGATATGGAAAACATGACGGCTGACACAATTGGTTTTACCATTGGGCCTCGGCTTAATGCGATTGGTCGTTTGGGCGACCCGACGCCAGCCTTGGAACTGCTCAAAACCCAGGATGAGGAAGAAGCCCAAGAGCTATTAGCCTTAATTAACGAGAAAAACCAGGAACGTAAGGACTTGGTTGCTAATATTATGGATCAGGTTAGCCAAAGACTGGGTCAGGGGCCAATTCCTCATATTATTATTGAATCTGACCCTAGCTGGCCAGCTGGAGTTGTTGGGATTGTGGCCGGCCGCTTGAGCGAACACTACCAGCGTCCAGCCCTCATCTTCCAGTATCAGGCAGATAAAGGTCAATACAAGGGGAGTGGGCGTTCAACAGAAGCTGTCCATCTCTTTGACTGGTTGACCGATATTAAGGAGCATCTGGCCCAATTTGGTGGTCATGCCCAGGCGGCAGGTATGACAGTTAATCAAGATCAATGGCAAGACTTTGTCTCAGCCTTGCAGGCCAAGGCTCAAGCTCAGGCAGAAAGTGAGCCTAGAAAAGCGCCCTTGACCATTGATTTGTCCTTAAAGCTGTCGGAAGTAGGGACTGACTTCATCCAAGAAGTCCAGTTACTGGGTCCCTTCGGTATGGATAATGATAAGCCAGTCTTTGCTTTTGAGGAGGCAAAGCTTAACCAGGTGCGATTGATAGGGACTAATAGCCAGCATGCTAAGCTAGTCCTAGGACAGGATGGGCAAGAGCTTAATGCCATTGGCTTTGACTTTGCTGATCGCATGCGAGATCGACAAGTGGGAGATAGCCTGACTGCTGTAGGTCATTTGGACTTAAACAAATGGCAGAATCGGGTCAGCCCTCAATTGCTCCTGTCTGATATTGGGGTCTCAGGTGCTGCCTGGTATGACTGGCGGGCAAGTGGCCAACAAGGTCGTCTCTGGCAGCTAGATCAAGTTGTCTATGTATGTCAGCGCGAGGCAGTTAAGGCTCAAGTTTCTTCTCGCCTTCAGCCCGGTTCTGCTCTGATGACCTATCAAGAAGTTCAAGGAGCCAATCTTACCCATTATCAAGGCCTAGTGCTCTTAGAGCCACCCAAGCAAATGTTGGATTTCGACCAGCTGGTGCTTAGTCAGGATTGGCAGGCCTTCTACTTGGTGCTCTATGCCCAAGAATCCAAATATTTGGCAGGTCTG
This genomic window contains:
- the dnaG gene encoding DNA primase, with protein sequence MAGIPNDIIESVKKEADIVAIINQYVALTKRGNNYTCSCPFHEDNNPSFSVSPDKQIYKCFSCGRGGNVFGFLQEMEGISFPEAVKKVAELSNIALDSRYFETGQAVSQPHQRLLDLHEKARDFYHFYLTQTVAGEAAYAYLKQRELKEETLADFHLGLAPDNPQLLIQYLTEAGFNQDEMLQSGIFYEASQGLMDRFHGRIIFPLEDRQGRTVAFSGRIYQANPGDDQKVAKYVNSPETDIFHKSSLIYHFAQARPHIRRLNQVLICEGYLDVIALSQAGFPQAVATMGTSLTSQHLGQLGKVTQEIIFVFDGDAAGQKATARAFELSLTLPRHTIKAVSIPGKMDPDEWIKSRGADSFKSLINQAIPRYEFLKNYLQQEYQLADLEQRALYINRLLDLVAQLPSPIERTMRLQALAEEFGLDLAMLEEQLAQVSYRHRKEQAKENDRPKQDSPDKWDKAHSSGFSDQALPSNPVQAKPGALDDQIKSLKAYHCERYILSNLIFNEPAWQFIEGLDQPLLFVHPSAQAIYYQLEHFYYEKGGRLPLTGILDVEASPDEQQYLASLIWDYAQTDYSEQAMQDCVKTIDAAFTEIQLKELQNKLKQAQIRGDKIKMNEYLVEILRLSRQLKKN
- the obgE gene encoding GTPase ObgE, translated to MSTFLDRARVTVKAGKGGDGMVAFRREKYVPDGGPAGGDGGRGGSVIFRVDEGLRTLMDFRYNRHFKAKNGENGMSKGMYGKAAEDLIVSVPPGTIIRDATTDKLLADLVEQGQECVVAKGGRGGRGNIKFATHKNPAPSIAENGEPGEEADLQLELKVLADVGLVGYPSVGKSTLLSVISNAKPKIADYQFTTLTPNLGVVKLNYDQEFIVADMPGLIEGASQGVGLGIHFLRHIERTKVLLHVIDMAATHERDPFQDYLDIMHELASYHEKLLLRPMIIVANKMDQSQAQENLPSFKQKLEDYCQKEGLDLPAIFEVSAWQAKGLKPLLAFTYDLVQNSDFIPLFEEEPEEVHYQLEEEVPFTLTKLDAGYWQLSGAKIEKLYAMTNMAHDESVARFARQLRSMGVDQALREAGAESGDLVDLAGYQFEFMD
- the glyQ gene encoding glycine--tRNA ligase subunit alpha, with protein sequence MKKKTMQDIIMTLQQFWAKQGCLVLQSYDTEKGAGTMSPYTFLRAIGPEPWNACYVEPSRRPADGRYGENPNRLFQHHQLQVVMKPSPLNVQELYLESLEAIGIDPLEHDIRFVEDNWENPSLGCAGLGWEVWIDGMEITQFTYFQQVGGLKCHPVTSEITYGLERLAMYILDVEDVYELEWVEGVKYGDIFRQPEREHSVYAFEQSNSDLLFTLFTEFEQEALKLIDLGLVHPAYDYILKCSHTFNLLDARGMISVSDRAGYLGRIRKMARSVAQAFVAEREALGFPLLKKSESEA
- the rpoD gene encoding RNA polymerase sigma factor RpoD, which gives rise to MAEEKDLKLTPNQDVASPYLEAVQALILAKKSEGQVHYDELTEKIASPYGLDADGIDTLIQIVEDNGVSVVGDDGGPTKQQMVREEEQLQADLAAESKTATSKLKVSDPVRMYLKEIGNVPLLSAEEEINLAVRIQGGDDIAKQELAEANLRLVVSIAKRYVGRGMQFLDLIQEGNMGLMKAVEKFDHTKGFKFSTYATWWIRQAITRAIADQARTIRIPVHMVETINKLVRVQRQLLQDLGREPTPEEIGAEMDLPTEKVREILKIAQEPVSLETPIGEEDDSHLGDFIEDEGAMSPEVFTSSALLREQLEDVLDTLTDREENVLRLRFGLDDGNIRTLEQVGKVFGVTRERIRQIEAKALRKLRHPSRSKQLKDFLE
- the glyS gene encoding glycine--tRNA ligase subunit beta: MAEFLLEIGMEEIPARFLLDLSQQLEKRVADFLAEERLAYESLSAYATPRRLAVLVHGLAERSEDVSTKAKGPSLKIAKDAEGNWTKAALGFIKGQGASQEDVIVESIKGEDYIFVNKHLPGQAADQVLSGLNRVLEAMTFPVTMTWHDYEIPFIRPVHWIVALLDQELVPLEFVGVKSDRISRGHRFLGHDVTLAKATDYVEALREQHVLVDFEERRANIRQQLADLASAQGWQVPVDEDLLEEVTAIVEWPTVFYGDFEEKYLSVPHCVLITAMRDHQRYFYALDAKGELLPVFISVRNGNDQHLANVVKGNQKVLRARLEDALFFYQEDLKHDLNFFVGKLANVNEHFKLGTLADKQVRVAALISQLQGDLSLDHASYEAALRASQIYKFDLMTQVVGEFDELQGQIGEIYARHYGEEALVAQAIGTQYLPTTSGGALPNQDASALLALADKLDTLFQYFKVGLIPTGSNDPYALRRTAMGIVEILLDRGWELDLLPVFKHLVEAHEGDQELLKQLSDFVWARVAVHLRNQSVDMDQIQGIGAAKHLEVGKANYVAHFLKTHKDKNPTAYKRFLEAITRVVNLGAKVQEEAQLNLDLAQTDSEAKLLEAAAKIDQYKISVDALYMYLDNLVPVIEAYFDDNKVNADDETIRVNRLATLKVLTEAVLELFDSRLLINKF